From one Xyrauchen texanus isolate HMW12.3.18 chromosome 17, RBS_HiC_50CHRs, whole genome shotgun sequence genomic stretch:
- the LOC127658252 gene encoding taste receptor type 1 member 1-like codes for MIECSRHTFSVSGYQMFQVMRFAVEEINNSTTLLPSVSLGYEIFDHCSATKNFPAVFSFIAENGSIKPKEMHNNHQPKVIASIGPYASSMTIAPLFTVDLIPMVNYGASSYALSNKLQYPSFIRTIPSNKDLIQMIIHIIKWFGWNWVAFLGGQDDYSEDGLRQFNKYISNTGICLAYQEALSLEANYSLALKKIDLLKINVIVIFAVPQVAKNIIKAAIANNIRNKVWIAGETWSMDQQLPRESGIDKIGTVIGITERLQTLPGFDEFIYKVKGASDIHNNYSIEVQSYTCNQACESCTPLTAQEIINENPTFSFGIYAAIYTIAHGLHKALQCEMSECHKNTTVRPYMLLEKMKKVDFPLNGRQVKYDDNGDPTVNYAVILWHTERNPPWFEMVGTYDTYPEITFTINSSLLPWHNNSVPLSNCSAECKEGFSKVPEGFHDCCFRCEKCPRNSYVNYSRKYVVHFSMTPWYFRLFSPYYHLKTLL; via the exons ATGATTGAATGTTCCAG GCACACATTCTCAGTATCTGGCTATCAGATGTTCCAAGTGATGAGGTTTGCTGTTGAGGAGATTAATAACTCCACCACCCTCCTGCCTAGTGTTTCTCTAGGCTATGAGATTTTTGACCATTGTTCTGCAACAAAGAATTTCCCGGCAGTTTTCAGTTTTATCGCAGAGAATGGATCAATAAAACCTAAAGAAATGCACAACAACCATCAGCCTAAAGTAATTGCTTCAATAGGACCATATGCAAGCTCAATGACGATTGCACCGTTGTTCACAGTTGATCTTATACCAATG GTGAATTATGGAGCTTCCAGCTATGCATTAAGTAATAAACTTCAGTATCCCTCTTTTATAAGAACAATCCCCAGCAACAAAGACCTGATACAGATGATTATTCACATCATTAAGTGGTTTGGATGGAACTGGGTTGCCTTTCTTGGTGGTCAAGACGATTACAGTGAGGACGGCCTGAGACAGTTTAACAAGTATATTAGCAATACTGGCATTTGTTTGGCCTATCAAGAGGCTCTTAGCCTAGAGGCAAACTACAGTCTAGCACTTAAAAAAATTGATTTGCTCAAAATCAATGTCATTGTGATTTTCGCTGTGCCACAAGttgcaaaaaacataattaaagcaGCAATAGCAAACAACATCCGAAACAAAGTTTGGATTGCAGGTGAAACATGGTCTATGGATCAACAGCTTCCAAGAGAGTCAGGAATAGACAAAATCGGTACAGTTATTGGCATTACAGAGAGATTACAGACATTGCCCGGATTTGATGAATTCATCTATAAAGTCAAAGGAGCATCGGATATACACAATAATTATAGCATTGAAGTCCAGAGTTATACCTGTAATCAAGCTTGTGAAAGCTGCACACCATTGACAGCACAGGagattataaatgaaaatccCACATTCTCCTTTGGCATCTATGCTGCCATATATACCATAGCTCATGGATTACATAAAGCTCTTCAGTGCGAAATGAGCGAATGCCACAAAAACACAACAGTTAGGCCATACATG CTTCTGGAAAAAATGAAGAAAGTGGATTTTCCACTCAATGGTCGTCAGGTAAAATATGATGATAATGGTGATCCAACTGTCAATTATGCAGTCATTCTCTGGCATACTGAAAGAAATCCTCCATGGTTTGAGATGGTGGGCACATATGATACATATCCAGAAATTACCTTTACCATCAACAGCTCTCTCTTGCCCTGGCATAACAATTCT GTTCCTTTATCAAATTGCTCTGCTGAGTGTAAGGAGGGATTTTCAAAGGTACCCGAAGGATTCCATGATTGCTGTTTTCGGTGTGAAAAATGCCCAAGAAACAGCTATGTGAATTATTCTCGTAAGTATGTAGTGCACTTTTCAATGACACCTTGGTATTTCAGACTTTTCAGTCCATACTACCACCTCAAAACTTTACT